The sequence ACTATCACGAAATCGCCGCCGCCCTCGGACTCGCCGTGGGGAGCGTGGGCACGACGCTGTCGCGTGCCCGTCGCCGGCTCGTGGACGCTTATGAGGCGCTGCAGCGTGATCGCGCGGCGCGGGAGGGGACCGATGTCGCGTGACAACTTTGAGCTGCCGGATCCGGCGGCGTTCGGTGTGTCGGACCACGTGTTGCGGCCGACGTTCGATGGCGCCGGCCATGTCGATGAGGGAACGATCCACGCGTGGCTCGATGGCGCGTTCGGGAGCGACGACGCAGCGCGCGTTGACGCGCACGTGGCGAGCTGCGCGACGTGCCAGACGCAGGTCGCCGAGGCGCGCGGCCTGTTCGCCGCGAGCGCGCGGATCCTTGGTACGCTCGATGGCGTGCCGGCTGGGGTGGTGCCGAAGGTAGATGCCGCGGTGACCGCGGCCCGCCTGGCGACGGCCGTGCCGACGCCACGCGTGGCGCGCCGGCCGTGGATCGGGATTGCGGCCGCGGCGGTCCTGATGGTGGGCTCGGTGACGGTGTGGCAGCGGTCTGGCACGCGTCGTGGAGCGACTACGGCGAGTGAGGCGCCCGCTCCGGCGCCGGCAGCTTCGGTCGCGGAGGTGGCGGGTGGGGCTCGCGACACCACTGTTGCCACGGTCGCGACGTCGGCCCAAGCGCCGTCCCCATCCGCGAGCGCCCGCAGGGCGCCCGTGGCCGAGCACTCCTCCTCGCGCGTTGCTGACGCGGCTGCCCCCGTACCATCCGCGCCCGAATCAGCGCCAGCTCCCACCGTGGCATCTGCCGTGGCATCTGGCGTGGCCCCCACGACGCTCGCCTCCAAGGTCGAGAGCCCGGAGGCGTCGGCAACGGCGCGTTGGTTCGTGATGTACGGAACCGTTCGGGACGGAGCAACCCTGCAGCCCGTACGCTCCGGGTCCGTGCAAGTCTCCGGGACCATGTACGGGTCGACCGTCGATTCGCTCGGACGCTTTCGCATCGCGCTCGCCGTGTCGCGCGAGGTCCGCCTACCCGTGTTTGCACGGGCGATCGGCTACGAACCATCCTCGACGACCGTCGCAGTGACGGGTGACTCCTCGCGCGTGGACTTCACCCTCCGCGCACGCCCCGCATCGCTCGCGCAAACGGTGGTGACGGCCTCGCGGTCCCGCCCTGAACGCGCGCTTGATGCACCCGCGCAGATCAGCACGCTCACCAGCGAACGCATCGCACAGCGCCCCGGGAACGGGGCCCCCGCACCCGCGGCGGCTCCGGCCAATGTGGGCATCGCCGGCGGCATTGCCCGTGGTCGTGAACTCGCGCCGCAGGCCCGCAAGACGACCGGCATGGACTCCCTCGGCCGCTTCACGCCGCCGCGCGACCGCGAGCAGTACGACCGCATCGAAGACAATCCGTTCCTCGCGGTGCGTTCGAACCCGATGTCCACCTTCTCCGTGGATGTGGACCGCGCCAGCTACGGCAACGTGCGCCGCTTCATCACGAGCGGTGGGCGGCCGCCCAAGGATGCGGTGCGCATCGAGGAGCTCATCAACTACTTCCCGTACGATCTCCCCGAACCCACAGGGGCCGATCCGGTGCGCATCACCACCGATGTCATGCCGGCGCCGTGGCAGCCCAGGCATCAGCTGGTGCGCATTGCGCTGCAGTCCAAGCGGATTGCCACCGATAAGCTGCCGCCGAACAACCTGGTGTTCCTCATCGATGTCTCCGGCTCGATGATGTCGCCCGATAAGCTCCCGCTCGTGAAGCAGTCGCTTCGGTTGCTCGTCGATCAGCTGCGGCCGCAGGATCGCGTGGCGATCGTGGCCTACGCCGGCGCGGCCGGGCTAGTGCTGCCCAGCACGAGTGGCGATGAGAAGGTGCAGATCACCGAGGCCATCGATCGCCTCGAGGCGGGGGGCTCCACGGCCGGTGGGGCCGGCATCATGCTCGCCTATGCCACGGCGCGCGCCAACTTCCTCGAGCACGGCAACAATCGCGTGATCATTGCCACCGATGGCGACTTCAACGTGGGCGCGACCGGTGGCGACCTGGAGCGGCTCATTGAACTCAAGCGCAGCGAGGGCGTGTACCTCACCGTGCTGGGCTTCGGGACCGGCAACTACCAGGACGCGATGATGGAAAAGCTCGCGAAGAAGGGGAATGGCAACTACGCCTACATCGACGAGCTGAACGAGGCGCGCAAGATGCTGATGCGCGAGATGGGCGCCACGCTGCTCACCGTCGCGAACGATGTGAAGCTGCAGATCGAGTTCAACCCCGCCGCCGTGCAGGGCTATCGTCTGATCGGCTACGAGGATCGCCTGCTGCGCGACGAAGACTTCAACGACGACCAGAAAGACGCCGGCGACATGGGGGCCGGGCATCAGGTCACGGCGCTGTACGAGGTGGTACCGGTGGGCGTCGACGGCACGGTCACGCTCCGCGGCGTCGATGCACCGCGCTACCAGGCGCCCGCTCCCGCGACCGCGGGGGCGCGCGACGAGTTGCTCTTCGTGAAGCTGCGCTACAAGAAGCCCGGCAACAGTGCCAGTCAGCTGCTGCAGCAGGCCGTGCGCACGAACAGCGGCCGTGGCACCACCGACACGCGCTTCGCGGCGGCCGTCGCGCAGTTCGGGATGCTGCTGCGCGACTCGGAGTACAAGGGAACGAGCAGCGCCGCGCAGGTCCTGGAGCAGGCCCGCGCGGCGCTGGGGGAAGACGAGGGCGGCTATCGCGCCGCGTTCATCGAGCTGGTCGAACGCTGGCGGCAAATTTCGAGGTAAACAGAAGGGACGGCATAGTCCCTTAGCGCGAGACCCGCACTCCCACCGATCCAGCTATCGCTGGACGGCTTGCGATTGGGGATATGTAGTCTACGGCGAGGAAAGGGCCACTTCCTCGATTGACACCGATGGCGGAGTGTACACCTATGCCTACGTCACTCCTGTCGAACTGCATGAACGTGAGACTCGGACCGAGGTAAAACCCAGCCCGGGAGTGACGCAGGCCCCACATTCTCGAAAATGACGCGGTCACGAACAGGGAGTTGGAGGGACACCACTCACTGCAGAGTTTCGAACTGAAGCCATATCGGGCATCAAGCTCTCCGACGTACCGAGTCGCCGCGCGGATCTCGAGTCCCACGCCGACGAGGTTACGAATCGCCGACGAAGGCCCGCGAGAGGGACCTGGATTGGCCGGAAACCTACCCTTTCCGAGGCTTATCAGTACGCCGGTGCGACTCGCTGACCGTGTCGTATCCTGAGCTTGTAGCTCTGCAGAGATCAGCAGCAAACCAAGGGAGATAAGTCTCGGAAACCGACCAAGCAACGCCGCAGACGCTGTGTGCGATTGACGGCGTAGGTCATGCGCCAAGCGTAAATGCACCACACCGAAGCTGCGCTCCACCAGCGAGTTCATGGGCATATGAAGGCAGAACTCGTCGGATCAACGTACACGCCCCAGTCCGCGACGGCGGTGTTTCCCAACGCATCGGTAACACTGAGAAAAAGGTTCCCGGAGGCCGCTGGCGATCCCGTGATTGAGACCGTGGATCCGTCCAGCACACCGCTCCACGAAATGGTGAATGGTCGGCGACCGGCCTTAATTGAAGATGACCAAGTACATATGGCACCACTCGGGACCGAATGAGGACCATTGATTGCCACCTGCACCGGCGCCGGAAGCTTCGAATACAGAAACAGATCGCCGATGTTCCCAACAAGGCCGGTGGTCGCACCGTCACGAATCGCGAAGTGCACCTCGTCGTTCGTATCGTTGGGATATTTGGCAAACACGAGTGCGGCAACCCCTGCCACCATCGGTGCGGAGATGGAGGTACCCGAAGGGTAGTTGTATCCGCCTTGATAGGATGCCTGCGGAGCACCGTCTCCCGGAGCATAGATATCCACACACTCCCCGAAATTCGAGAAATATGTGCGAGCGTCGTTAGCGTCGGTTGCTCCCACCGTCATGAGCTCGACTACGTTCGCAGGTGAGGAGTTGCAGGCATCTGTCGCCTCATTTCCCGCCGCCACGGTCACAAAGACGCCGGCATTCCGAAGCTTTTGTGCAGCGTCATGCACGGACCCAGGTAAGACTCCATCCAGAAAGGCAGACATTCCAAAGCTGATGTTCGCAACCGCGGGCTTGATGTGGTAGCTGGCGACCCACTCCAGACCAGCTATGACGTCTGAGCGACTTGGCTGACGGTCACATCCGGTCACCCTGACAGACCAGATCTTTGCGCCCTTCGCGACGCCGTACTCCGAACCCGCGGCGGCAGACGCGGTACTTGTTCCGTGTCCAACACAATCGTCTAGAGCTGGCGATCCGGGGTCGAAAGTCCAACCAGTGTAC is a genomic window of Gemmatimonadaceae bacterium containing:
- a CDS encoding S8 family peptidase; amino-acid sequence: MQTSSPRRLPGRYLVVIKEGLEDESALRARDQAVSRVHGRIFQKFSKFFKGFAADMTSDEIDLLSADPRVSRVIADEKLDLYDVDLNAGWGLGRIDQRNGPSDNQFTYSLVGQSNVNIYIIDTGIKGTHPDFTGRLYTGWTFDPGSPALDDCVGHGTSTASAAAGSEYGVAKGAKIWSVRVTGCDRQPSRSDVIAGLEWVASYHIKPAVANISFGMSAFLDGVLPGSVHDAAQKLRNAGVFVTVAAGNEATDACNSSPANVVELMTVGATDANDARTYFSNFGECVDIYAPGDGAPQASYQGGYNYPSGTSISAPMVAGVAALVFAKYPNDTNDEVHFAIRDGATTGLVGNIGDLFLYSKLPAPVQVAINGPHSVPSGAICTWSSSIKAGRRPFTISWSGVLDGSTVSITGSPAASGNLFLSVTDALGNTAVADWGVYVDPTSSAFICP
- a CDS encoding von Willebrand factor type A domain-containing protein, with product MSRDNFELPDPAAFGVSDHVLRPTFDGAGHVDEGTIHAWLDGAFGSDDAARVDAHVASCATCQTQVAEARGLFAASARILGTLDGVPAGVVPKVDAAVTAARLATAVPTPRVARRPWIGIAAAAVLMVGSVTVWQRSGTRRGATTASEAPAPAPAASVAEVAGGARDTTVATVATSAQAPSPSASARRAPVAEHSSSRVADAAAPVPSAPESAPAPTVASAVASGVAPTTLASKVESPEASATARWFVMYGTVRDGATLQPVRSGSVQVSGTMYGSTVDSLGRFRIALAVSREVRLPVFARAIGYEPSSTTVAVTGDSSRVDFTLRARPASLAQTVVTASRSRPERALDAPAQISTLTSERIAQRPGNGAPAPAAAPANVGIAGGIARGRELAPQARKTTGMDSLGRFTPPRDREQYDRIEDNPFLAVRSNPMSTFSVDVDRASYGNVRRFITSGGRPPKDAVRIEELINYFPYDLPEPTGADPVRITTDVMPAPWQPRHQLVRIALQSKRIATDKLPPNNLVFLIDVSGSMMSPDKLPLVKQSLRLLVDQLRPQDRVAIVAYAGAAGLVLPSTSGDEKVQITEAIDRLEAGGSTAGGAGIMLAYATARANFLEHGNNRVIIATDGDFNVGATGGDLERLIELKRSEGVYLTVLGFGTGNYQDAMMEKLAKKGNGNYAYIDELNEARKMLMREMGATLLTVANDVKLQIEFNPAAVQGYRLIGYEDRLLRDEDFNDDQKDAGDMGAGHQVTALYEVVPVGVDGTVTLRGVDAPRYQAPAPATAGARDELLFVKLRYKKPGNSASQLLQQAVRTNSGRGTTDTRFAAAVAQFGMLLRDSEYKGTSSAAQVLEQARAALGEDEGGYRAAFIELVERWRQISR